The nucleotide window AATGGAGGATGGACTGCTGCTCCGCGCGAGAACGGAGATCAACGCAGAACAGGGCAATTCGCCCCGTTCTTCATCATCTGCCCTCGCGGATGAACTCCTCCAGACCAAGGCTGCCGTTCTTGTCCTTGTCGTACTTGTCAAAGAGCTGCCCTGCCTTTTCCCGCTGCTGCTCCTTCTCCGGAGCGAGGTAATCCTCTTTGGTAACGCTGCCATCCTGATCCCGATCCAGGGTTTTGAACGCGGCTTCACGGCGCGGCTTGTCCTCCGCCAGAACGTCCGCAATCGCTTGCTCGAGATTCGGGATGGGCTTGTTGCCCGAGAAGAGGAATTCTTCGAGGCTGAGCAACTTGTCCTTGTTCCTATCGAATTTCCCGAACTCCTTCTCGCCGTCGATCTTGTCCTTGCGGTCGCTCAGAAACTCCTCCGGCGCAAGCTGCCGGTCCTTGTTCTTGTCGAGCCAGTTGAAGTAGCCCATGCGTTCCAAGAGATACTTCGCCCGGCCCGGGGAAAGGATCTCCGGGCGCTTGGCATCGGCCTCGATCTGGGCGGGCGTCTGCCAGACGCGGACATAGTCAATGGTGAATGCATCCGGCAGGATGGCTTCCTCGATCTTACCGCGCCATTTCTCCACCTCG belongs to Luteolibacter ambystomatis and includes:
- a CDS encoding EF-hand domain-containing protein, translating into MRVLGTITDGVETGRLTKAPMSDRPQHLILSCEVEKWRGKIEEAILPDAFTIDYVRVWQTPAQIEADAKRPEILSPGRAKYLLERMGYFNWLDKNKDRQLAPEEFLSDRKDKIDGEKEFGKFDRNKDKLLSLEEFLFSGNKPIPNLEQAIADVLAEDKPRREAAFKTLDRDQDGSVTKEDYLAPEKEQQREKAGQLFDKYDKDKNGSLGLEEFIREGR